A DNA window from Malus domestica chromosome 12, GDT2T_hap1 contains the following coding sequences:
- the LOC139189828 gene encoding uncharacterized protein: protein MDPRLKASKLGKLIDETTIVQKILRSLPKRFQSKKASIQEFQDLNEIKLGKLVGKLITYEMELDMDVNDSKKRKEVALQGVVNNDGEMSPRDDDLVLNDNEEMTYDELCIKYDTLFDETCTTKVEKIELTKKVVELQKENKSLRLVKTELDENIGYLEAHIEELNKKDFHYNDKEEKDDVITALEAQSSSMESVKPRSKWVQKVSHWCLVILNVSSATKPNVWYLDSGCSSHMSRGKDAFPSLSPFNGGGVVFEGLKSSFISMSQLCDEVADEVCFFKKGCRIMDEHGKNILVILRSGYNCYILDASKVGDSSKFNKAFDDVIVLWHRRPGHVNFKDHQKLFNREAVRGLPLLSVSDSYVCGSC, encoded by the exons atggatccaag ATTGAAAGCATCAAAATTAGGGAAACTTATTGATGAAACAACCATTGTTCAAAAGATTTTGAGATCTTTACCCAAGAGATTTCAATCAAAGAAGGCTAGCATTCAAGAGTTTCAGGACCTAAATGAGATCAAGCTTGGAAAATTGGTTGGGAAACTCATCACCTATGAGATGGAGCTTGATATGGATGTAAATGACtccaagaagagaaaagaagtgGCCCTTCAAGGTGTTGTGAACAATGATGGT GAAATGTCTCCAAGGGATGATGATCTTGTGTTGAATGACAATGAGGAGATGACTTATGATGAGTTATGCATTAAGTATGATACTTTATTTGATGAGACTTGTACTACAAAGGTGGAGAAGATTGAGCTGACCAAGAAAGTTGTTGAGTTGCAGAAAGAAAACAAGTCTCTTCGTCTAGTCAAAACTGAACTTGATGAAAATATTGGTTATCTTGAGGCACATATCGAGGAGTTGAATAAGAAGGATTTTCATTACAATGACAAAGAGGAAAAAGATGATGTTATTACTGCTCTTGAAGCTCAA TCATCCAGTATGGAAAGTGTGAAGCCTCGCTCCAAATGGGTTCAGAAAGTCTCACACTGGTGCCTTGTTATTCTCAATGTTTCTTCTGCCACCAAACCGAATGTATGGTACCTTGACAGTGGGTGCTCTAGTCACATGTCTAGGGGCAAGGATGCCTTCCCATCTCTTTCACCTTTCAATGGTGGTGGTGTTGTTTTTG AAGGGTTGAAGTCGAGTTTCATTAGCATGAGCCAGttatgtgatgaagtggcagatgaagtttgcttcttcaagaaaggatgtCGAATTATGGACGAACATGGAAAGAATATTTTGGTTATTCTTAGATCTGGATACAATTGTTACATTCTTGATGCTTCAAAGGTTGGTGATTCGTCAAAGTTCAACAAAGCTTTTGATGATGTTATTGTGTTATGGCATAGAAGACCTGGTCATGTTAACTTTAAAGATCATCAAAAATTGTTTAATCGTGAGGCTGTTAGAGGCTTACCTCTTCTTTCAGTTTCTGACTCTTATGTTTGTGGATCTTGTTAA
- the LOC103449916 gene encoding auxin-induced protein 15A-like → MSEFSLHMNMAPLMEQYSRRGMICNIGKPKKNGSHVKWRLAGGGEKKPPRDVPPGHLAVVVGEARRRFIVRAGFLNHPVLRQLLDRAYEEYGHDSPGPLAIPCDEFLFEDLVHSLGGRTISNQFSCPFMAF, encoded by the coding sequence ATGTCTGAGTTCTCACTTCACATGAATATGGCCCCTCTCATGGAGCAATATTCTAGACGCGGCATGATCTGCAACATTGGGAAGCCGAAAAAGAATGGGTCGCATGTGAAGTGGAGGCTTGCCGGAGGTGGTGAAAAAAAGCCACCCCGGGATGTCCCTCCCGGTCACTTGGCTGTAGTAGTAGGGGAAGCTAGAAGAAGGTTCATTGTAAGAGCGGGTTTTCTGAACCACCCAGTTCTACGCCAACTGCTAGATCGAGCATATGAAGAGTATGGTCATGATAGCCCTGGCCCTTTAGCTATACCATGTGACGAGTTTCTGTTTGAAGATTTAGTTCACTCTCTTGGAGGTAGAACAATCAGCAATCAGTTCTCCTGCCCCTTCATGGCTTTCTGA